Below is a window of Actinomycetota bacterium DNA.
GGCCCCGTAGGGGCAGCCGAGCACGCAGCGGCCGCAGTGCCGGCAGGCCGCCTGCCCGGTGGTCATCTTGGGGACGGGCCGCGGGTCGAGGTCCAGCTCGGCGCAGGACGCGAACAGGCGCCGGGTGGTCGGGTGCCAGCGGGCCTGGTGGACGGTGGACAGGTGGATCTCCCGGCTGATCTGGTCGAACTCGGGATCCAGGTCGATCCCCAGCGCCCTGATGGCGCCGTCGGCGCGGATGCCGTTGCCGGTGGCCATCGGGGTGGTGCCGCCCACCCCGATCCCGTTGACCAGGTACATGTCCCCGGTGCGGCGGACCTGCATGGCGGGAAAGACGGCGCGGATGAGCCGCGGGTCGAAGAGCACGCGGCTGTCGCGCAGCCGCTCGACGGTCGCGCGTTCCAGGCCGAGGCGGCGGAACGGACGGCCGGCCTCCAGCACGGTGACCTCGAAGGGGCCTTGCAGCTCTCGGGCGACGGTCGCCCCGCCGGCCCCGCTGCCGACCACGATCGCGGTCCTCATCCCGCTCGCCTCCTTGGGCGCAGCCGGGCCAGGCAGGCCGGCGCACCTTCGGTGATCCGCTGGGTGAACTCCAGGCGGTCGGCGCCGGACAGGCCGGCCAGCAGGCCGGAGTCCAGCGCGCCGACCAGCCGGCAGACCTCGGCGCTGTAGACCTCGCTGAACGGGCAGCGCCGGACGGTGATCTCGCCGCGCCCGTTGCCGCGAAGGTCGATGTCGAGCAGCCCGTACACCATCCGGGCCGCGGCCATGGCGTCCTCGGCGGTGTGCAGGCGCAGGCCGGTCCGGAGGCGGGCGCCGAGCGCGCGGGCGCCGCGCTCCAGCCGATCGTGGAGTGCGGGCAGGTCCTGCCCGTCCCGCAGGGCGGCCTCGGCCTGGTCCCGGGTGAACAGGGCGTAGCGGCGCAGCAGCGCCTCGGCGTCGAGCCCGTCGAGTGGTGGGACCGGGCAGCCGAACCCGGCCGCGGTGGTGGCGAACAGCGCCCGCAGGGCGGCACGCCGCGCGACCGCGGGGATGTGGCCGTCCAGCAGCCGCACGGCTAGGCTCATCGCCGGCTCCTTCCTGCGGGTGCGGGCGCCTGGTCGTACAGCGAGGCGATCACGTCGCCCAGCTGCTCGGCCACCGCCGCCCGTCTGAGCTTGAGGTTGGTGGTCAGCGTGCCGCCCTCGACCGTCAGGTCGTAGGGCAGGACCTTCCAGCGCCGCACCTGCTCCGGCTGCTCCAGGCGGGCGTTCAGCGCGGCCATGGCCCGGTCCAGCCCGGCCGGTGCGGAGCCGCCGGGCTCCTCGGTCCACACCAGTGCCGCGCAGTACGGCCGGCCCTCGCCCACCACCATCGCCTCGGCCACGCCGGGCAGCGCCCGCAGCATGGCCTCGACCTTGGCCGGGTGCAGGTACTTGCCATAGGCGGTCTTGAGCAGCTCCTTCTTGCGGCCGTCGATGACCAGGAAGCCGCCGGCGGTGAGGTGGCCGAGGTCGCCGGTGGCCAGCCAGCCGTCGCGGAACGGCTGCTCCATGCCGGCGTCGACATAGCCGGTTGTCACCTGCGGCCCGCGGACCAGGACCTCCCCGTCGGCGGCGATCCGCACCGAGGTCTCCGGCAGTGGCGCGCCAACCGTGCCGATCCGGTTGCGGCCGTGGCGGTTCAGGGTGACCAGAGGCGCCTCGGTGAGGCCGTAGGCGTCGTGGACCTCGACCCCCAGGTCGCGGAGGCGGCCGAGCAGGTCCGGGCTGGCCGGCGCCGAGCCCACCATGAGCTGGGCGCAGCGGTCCAGCCCGGCACGCCGCAGCAGCGCCCGCCGCAGCAGCGCCCGTTCGAGCGCGCGCTCCAACCCAAGCGGGCCGGCAAGCCAGCGGCGTCCGAGGCGGCTGGCCGTCAGCGCCTCCCACGCCTTCTCGTACAGCCGCGGAACCGAGAAGAAGATGGTCGGCCGGACCCGGCGCAGCGCCTCGCCGACCTGCCGGAAGTCGTCCAGGAAGCTGACCCGCACCGGCGCCGGCAGCCAGTAGGGGGCGTAGGTGGCCAGGATGCCTTCCACCACATGGTTCATGGGCAGGAACGACAGGTAGGCGGCGGGCCGCGTCCTGGCCGTCCAGGGCAGCAGGCCGGCCATGGTCTCGGCCATCCAGCGCAGCTGCCGGTGGGTGAAGGCGACCCCTTTGGGCGGCCCGGTCGTGCCCGAGGTGTAGCGGATCGTGGCCAGGTCGTCCGGCCCGACCGGCGCGATCTCCGGCCCGGGGTCGGCGGCCCCGGCGCCAAGGAAGTCCGCCCAGGCGAGTACGCCCGCAGGCGCCGGCCCGGGGCAGAACGACACCACCGGGAGGCGGGAACGCAGCTCGCCGAGCCGCGACAGGACGGCCGGCGCCCCGACCAGCAGCAGCCGGGCGCCGCTGGCGGCGAGGACCTCGTCGAGCTCGGCGGGAGGGCTGGTCGGGTGCACTGGCACCCCGACCGCGCCGGCCAGGCCGATCGCGACGTCAACGGTCAGGTAGCGGGTGCTGTTCAGGCCGACAACCGCGACCCGGTCGCCCGGGCCCACTCCGAGGCGCCGCAGGGCACCGGCGGCCGCCAGCATCTCGGCACGCACCGCCCCGGCGTCGCGGTCGACCGCCACCGAGCCGCTGAGATCCTGGTAGGAAACCGGCCGGGCCCCGCCGGCCAGCCGGTGCAGGATCTGCTCGTGGACGGTCCGGTCGCAGCGGTGCATGAACCCGTGGGCGGTGGCGTAGGTGAGCAGGCGCGGCAGGTACGCCCGCCAGTCCGGTGCATAGGGACCGAGCAGCCGGTCGGCGTGGTCACGCCGGAAGCGGCGGCGCTCGGCCAGGTACGGCTGTAGCGCCCGCAGCTCTCCGGGGAGCGCGCCGGGCAGCGGCACGAACAGCGGCCATGGCGGTCGCAGGTCCAGGTGCTCGGCCGCCCAGCAGCGAGTGGCCTCGATCAGCTCGGCTGCGGTCGGCAGCGACTCGAACGGGGCGGTCAGGTGGACGGTCCGGCCCTCGGCCGCCCGGTCGAAGGTGAGGCGCACGATCGCGTCGGCGACCCAGTCCACCGGGACGATGTTGACCCGCAGCCCGGGCCGGACCGGCACCAGCCGCCGCCGCCCGGTGAGGTAGCGGCGCAGCGGCGCGTACACGGTGTTGAAGGTCCGGACCGCACCGGTGCGGCTGTCGCCCACGATCATGGCCGGCCGCACGACCGTGACCGGCAGCGCCGACGCCGCCGCCCGGACCAGCCGCTCACCCTCGTACTTGCTGTGCTCGTAGCCGTTGGCGAAGCCGTACCGGCCGGTCAGATCGTCCTCCGGCACGTCGTCGGGCCGCAGTCCGGCCACGTACGCGGTCGACACATGGGTGAGCCGCGCGAGGCCGTGGTCGCGGTGGGCGGCGGCGGCCAGCTCGAGCACGTGGTCCACGCCGGCGACATTCGTGCGGCGCAGCTCGGCCAGCGGGGCGGCCACCCGCAGGTCGGCGGCGGCGTGCACGACGTGGCTGACCCGCCGGCTGAGCCCGCGCCAGTCGGCCGGGTCCAGGCCCAGCCTGGGCGCCCGCACGTCGCCGGCGACGGCCAGGACCCGCCCGCCGGCGATCCCGGCGGCCAGCTCGGGCCAGTCCCACCAGGCGCGGGCCAGCCGGCGGGTGGCCGCCTGCGCGTCCGCCGCCCGGACCAGGGCCACCACCTCGTGGTCAGTCCGCTCGACCAGGCGGCGGGCGACCTGGGCGCCGAGGAACCCGGTGGCGCCGGTGACCAGGACTACGCCGCCCATGCCGGCTCACCCCACCCGTGCCCCAGCACGAACCCGCGCAGGAGCTCGCGGTTGCGCCGCGCCGCCGCGGCATGCACCAGGTGGCCATGCCGGAGCGCGGCCCGGACCGGCGCCGGGTCGGCGAGCAGCCGCTCGACCCGCTCCTCGACCGAGGCGAACACCTCGGGCGAGGCCCCGCCCTTGACGAACAGGTCGTCGGCCAGGCCCAGCTCCTGATACAGGCTGACCAGCCGCAGGTCGTGGCCGACGGCGAGCTGGGGCACGGCCGCGGCCATGGACAGCACGGCCGCGTGGTAGCGGGAGGTGACCAGCAGGTCCAGGCTGCGCAGCAGGGTGGTCATCCGGGAGGCGTCGTGCTCGCGGGAGGAGAACACCCGGGCCCGCGCCCCATGCCGCATGCGGTCCCGGACCGCCCAGGCCAGCGGCTCGTCCAGCTCCTCCATGCCGATCAGCGCCACCGGCCGCCCCTGCCGGGCCACGATGCCGTCGGCGAGGGCCGCATAGCCCTCGGCCAGGGCGCGGCTCGTCCGCCGCCGCGCCGACGAGTGCGCGAAGTAGTACGGCCAGCGGTAGCAGTCCTGCTGGCGGCCCCACGGCCGGACCACCACCGGGAAGCGGCTGAAGTCCACCAGGGCCAGCCCGACCGCCCCGGCGCCCTCCGGCCACGTCGCCTCCAGCCAGGCGGCGTCCTGCGGGTCGGGCTGGAAGTTGAAGGCGTTGTCGGCGGTCGCGGTGATCGGCGCGGTGACCCCCCAGGACCGCAGCCGCTCCGCGGCGGCCGCTGACCTGGTCACGATCAGCTCGCTGCGGCTCGCCACCCGGCGGGTCAGCCACCGGTCGAGCTGGGATAGCTGGCCGGCGTCCACCGCGTAGGCCAGGGACGGCTTGCCGGCCTCGTCGGCGCACCGGGTCGCCCACAGGAAGTACCACAGCAGTGCCGGTGTCCAGGTGTCCATGTAGGCGCTGCCCTCGACCAGCACGACCAGGTCGTGGTCGCGGACCAGCCTGCGGACGGCGGCAACGAAGACTGTC
It encodes the following:
- a CDS encoding polysaccharide pyruvyl transferase family protein translates to MTAPTALLVGYNGANNTGAEALLQADIADLRAVLGPDARLTVPTLNAANLRRYLQPGPTLRIAPIPTVFVAAVRRLVRDHDLVVLVEGSAYMDTWTPALLWYFLWATRCADEAGKPSLAYAVDAGQLSQLDRWLTRRVASRSELIVTRSAAAAERLRSWGVTAPITATADNAFNFQPDPQDAAWLEATWPEGAGAVGLALVDFSRFPVVVRPWGRQQDCYRWPYYFAHSSARRRTSRALAEGYAALADGIVARQGRPVALIGMEELDEPLAWAVRDRMRHGARARVFSSREHDASRMTTLLRSLDLLVTSRYHAAVLSMAAAVPQLAVGHDLRLVSLYQELGLADDLFVKGGASPEVFASVEERVERLLADPAPVRAALRHGHLVHAAAARRNRELLRGFVLGHGWGEPAWAA
- a CDS encoding FAD-dependent oxidoreductase; the protein is MRTAIVVGSGAGGATVARELQGPFEVTVLEAGRPFRRLGLERATVERLRDSRVLFDPRLIRAVFPAMQVRRTGDMYLVNGIGVGGTTPMATGNGIRADGAIRALGIDLDPEFDQISREIHLSTVHQARWHPTTRRLFASCAELDLDPRPVPKMTTGQAACRHCGRCVLGCPYGAKWDSRRYLDEAVARGARLVTGCRVERLTVRDGWVTGVVSRGPLGSRRDTADLVVLAAGGLGTPAILQRSGIACEPRLFVDPVLTVAARWPDAWQCH
- a CDS encoding AMP-binding protein, producing the protein MGGVVLVTGATGFLGAQVARRLVERTDHEVVALVRAADAQAATRRLARAWWDWPELAAGIAGGRVLAVAGDVRAPRLGLDPADWRGLSRRVSHVVHAAADLRVAAPLAELRRTNVAGVDHVLELAAAAHRDHGLARLTHVSTAYVAGLRPDDVPEDDLTGRYGFANGYEHSKYEGERLVRAAASALPVTVVRPAMIVGDSRTGAVRTFNTVYAPLRRYLTGRRRLVPVRPGLRVNIVPVDWVADAIVRLTFDRAAEGRTVHLTAPFESLPTAAELIEATRCWAAEHLDLRPPWPLFVPLPGALPGELRALQPYLAERRRFRRDHADRLLGPYAPDWRAYLPRLLTYATAHGFMHRCDRTVHEQILHRLAGGARPVSYQDLSGSVAVDRDAGAVRAEMLAAAGALRRLGVGPGDRVAVVGLNSTRYLTVDVAIGLAGAVGVPVHPTSPPAELDEVLAASGARLLLVGAPAVLSRLGELRSRLPVVSFCPGPAPAGVLAWADFLGAGAADPGPEIAPVGPDDLATIRYTSGTTGPPKGVAFTHRQLRWMAETMAGLLPWTARTRPAAYLSFLPMNHVVEGILATYAPYWLPAPVRVSFLDDFRQVGEALRRVRPTIFFSVPRLYEKAWEALTASRLGRRWLAGPLGLERALERALLRRALLRRAGLDRCAQLMVGSAPASPDLLGRLRDLGVEVHDAYGLTEAPLVTLNRHGRNRIGTVGAPLPETSVRIAADGEVLVRGPQVTTGYVDAGMEQPFRDGWLATGDLGHLTAGGFLVIDGRKKELLKTAYGKYLHPAKVEAMLRALPGVAEAMVVGEGRPYCAALVWTEEPGGSAPAGLDRAMAALNARLEQPEQVRRWKVLPYDLTVEGGTLTTNLKLRRAAVAEQLGDVIASLYDQAPAPAGRSRR